In one Thermanaerovibrio velox DSM 12556 genomic region, the following are encoded:
- the pfkA gene encoding 6-phosphofructokinase: MKRIAVLTSGGDSPGMNAAIRAVTRTAIYKGLDVIGFRRGYEGLLDGDGIPLTKSSVGGIILRGGTILRTARSERFRRPEGVNEAYARLKEYDIDALVVIGGDGSFKGAWRLHEMGFPVAGIPGTIDNDIAGTDYTIGFDTACNTALEAVQKLRDTASSHDRLFIVEVMGRSAGFLALEVGVASGAEYVLVPEVPFKIEDLCDKLRYARQRGKTHSMIILAEGVMSAGELAEQLKDTGGYEARITVLGHIQRGGAPSSFDAVLASRMGAAAVNSLLEGHKGFMVGYVDGRIVTPPLSTSWEERKPLNREMMELVDCLSI; encoded by the coding sequence TTGAAGAGGATAGCGGTGCTTACCAGCGGCGGAGACTCGCCGGGTATGAACGCCGCCATAAGAGCGGTGACCAGGACGGCCATATACAAAGGCCTCGACGTGATAGGGTTCAGGCGGGGCTACGAAGGCCTCCTTGATGGGGATGGCATACCCCTAACGAAGAGTTCCGTGGGGGGAATAATCCTCAGGGGTGGTACCATACTCAGGACCGCCAGGAGTGAGCGTTTTCGCCGGCCCGAGGGGGTGAACGAGGCTTACGCCAGGCTAAAGGAGTATGACATAGACGCCCTGGTGGTCATAGGGGGGGATGGTTCGTTCAAGGGGGCCTGGAGGCTTCATGAGATGGGATTCCCCGTGGCGGGCATCCCTGGGACCATAGACAACGACATAGCCGGCACCGATTACACCATAGGGTTTGACACCGCCTGCAACACCGCCCTAGAGGCGGTCCAGAAGCTGAGGGATACCGCCTCAAGCCACGACCGGCTCTTTATAGTGGAGGTCATGGGGCGTTCCGCCGGGTTCCTGGCCCTCGAGGTGGGTGTGGCTTCCGGTGCGGAGTACGTGCTGGTGCCGGAGGTGCCCTTCAAGATAGAGGACCTCTGCGATAAGCTGCGCTACGCCCGCCAGAGGGGCAAGACCCACTCCATGATAATCCTGGCGGAGGGTGTGATGTCCGCGGGGGAGCTGGCGGAGCAGTTGAAGGACACCGGGGGCTACGAGGCCCGCATAACCGTTCTGGGTCACATCCAGCGGGGTGGTGCCCCTTCCTCCTTCGACGCGGTTCTCGCCTCCCGAATGGGGGCTGCGGCGGTGAACTCCCTGTTGGAGGGTCATAAGGGGTTCATGGTGGGATACGTGGACGGACGAATAGTGACTCCCCCCCTGTCCACCTCCTGGGAGGAGCGGAAGCCCCTGAACCGGGAGATGATGGAGCTGGTGGACTGTCTCAGCATATGA
- a CDS encoding glutamate cyclase domain-containing protein, which yields MASVGEIIASDRAGRGAPRLFHPAWLHGAARALREAERVAVVTGFLIPEAMVPETDGPPGGVWLARCLLERGASVRVLTDRDCVAGVAAAAQAAGVPHAVVQPFEPGEAAVSDFDLLLYVERIGRSGDGTYRNMRGRDVTTWVAPVDELALEALGTPDGPWVAAVGDGGNEAGMGSLREPLSAMLPRFAPCLSVVGSHFPLPVDVSNWGAYALAGEAFGGGALPGPGEEMLMLEAMLDAGAVDGAVLKRQRSVDGFGEEELGRVLVELKTCFPGGVSRGPWV from the coding sequence ATGGCTTCCGTAGGGGAGATCATAGCCTCTGACAGGGCGGGGAGGGGGGCGCCAAGGCTCTTCCACCCCGCTTGGCTTCACGGGGCCGCCAGGGCGTTGAGGGAGGCGGAGCGGGTGGCGGTGGTGACGGGTTTTTTGATCCCCGAGGCCATGGTCCCCGAGACCGACGGCCCCCCCGGCGGGGTGTGGCTGGCAAGGTGCCTCCTTGAGAGGGGTGCTTCCGTGAGGGTGTTAACCGACCGGGATTGCGTGGCCGGTGTGGCCGCGGCGGCCCAGGCGGCGGGGGTTCCTCATGCGGTGGTTCAGCCCTTTGAGCCCGGGGAGGCTGCGGTTTCCGACTTTGACCTCCTGTTGTACGTGGAGAGGATAGGCCGTTCCGGGGATGGCACCTACAGGAACATGAGGGGTCGGGACGTGACCACATGGGTGGCCCCGGTGGACGAGTTGGCCCTTGAGGCCCTAGGGACTCCCGATGGGCCTTGGGTGGCGGCGGTGGGTGACGGGGGCAACGAGGCCGGCATGGGGAGCCTCAGGGAGCCATTGTCCGCCATGCTCCCCCGTTTTGCTCCCTGTCTTTCCGTGGTGGGCTCTCACTTCCCCTTGCCGGTGGACGTGTCCAACTGGGGGGCTTATGCCCTGGCCGGTGAGGCCTTCGGCGGCGGTGCGCTCCCCGGGCCGGGGGAGGAGATGCTAATGCTGGAGGCCATGTTGGACGCCGGAGCCGTGGATGGCGCGGTCCTTAAACGTCAGCGCTCCGTGGACGGCTTCGGGGAGGAAGAGCTTGGGCGGGTTCTGGTGGAGCTCAAGACCTGTTTCCCCGGAGGGGTGTCCCGTGGGCCTTGGGTTTGA
- a CDS encoding sodium-dependent transporter: MSVSGGREQWSSRLGFIMAAAGSAVGLGNIWRFPYLAGINGGGIFLLLYLLMVAAIGMPVMLAEMAIGRGGGLNAVGSFRKLKGGLWPMVGWAGVVAGFVILSFYGVVAGWTVAYMVKSFGSLMPQALKGNAEGVFRAFTWDWRQQVAYQAAFMLATIWIVYKGIGNGIERYCKVMMPLLFVILSVLMVRSLTLDGAMKGVEFYLKPDFSKMSSKTVLDALGQAFFSLSVGMGCMITYGSYLGNRESLPYSVTVVTLMDVAVAILVGFVIFPAVFAFGMEPTSGPGLIFITLPAVFARMPMGSAFSFLFFLLLFFAAITSSVSLLEVCVAYFKDEFRWDRARASWILGFATFLLGIPSALSLGGHFPKVFGMDFMGAMDFLASNVLLPLGGIFISVFAGWSWFDGAREEVRRGGRLPRPLEAFWVFSCRVLAPIAVTWVFIGSIR, translated from the coding sequence ATGTCCGTGTCTGGCGGAAGGGAACAGTGGAGTAGCCGTCTTGGGTTCATCATGGCCGCTGCGGGGTCCGCGGTGGGGCTTGGCAACATATGGCGCTTCCCATACCTGGCGGGTATAAACGGGGGCGGCATATTCCTTCTGCTGTACCTCTTGATGGTGGCGGCAATAGGCATGCCGGTGATGCTGGCGGAGATGGCCATCGGGCGCGGAGGGGGGCTCAACGCGGTGGGCTCCTTCAGAAAGCTCAAGGGAGGCCTTTGGCCCATGGTGGGATGGGCCGGGGTGGTGGCTGGGTTCGTCATCCTATCCTTCTATGGGGTTGTGGCGGGGTGGACCGTGGCGTACATGGTTAAGTCCTTCGGCTCCCTGATGCCCCAGGCCCTCAAGGGGAACGCCGAAGGGGTCTTCAGGGCCTTCACGTGGGACTGGCGTCAACAGGTGGCCTACCAGGCGGCCTTCATGCTGGCCACCATATGGATAGTCTACAAGGGCATAGGAAACGGCATAGAGCGCTACTGCAAGGTCATGATGCCCCTTCTCTTCGTCATCCTCTCTGTGCTGATGGTTCGCTCCCTCACGTTGGACGGCGCAATGAAGGGGGTGGAGTTCTACCTCAAGCCCGACTTCTCCAAGATGAGCTCCAAAACGGTGCTGGATGCCCTTGGCCAGGCCTTCTTCTCCCTCTCCGTGGGCATGGGGTGCATGATAACCTACGGCAGCTACCTGGGGAACCGGGAGTCCCTGCCCTACTCGGTGACGGTGGTCACCTTGATGGACGTGGCGGTGGCCATACTCGTGGGGTTCGTCATCTTCCCCGCGGTGTTCGCCTTCGGAATGGAGCCCACCTCGGGCCCGGGGCTCATATTCATAACCCTCCCCGCGGTGTTCGCCAGGATGCCCATGGGATCCGCGTTCTCGTTCTTGTTCTTCCTGCTTCTCTTCTTCGCCGCCATAACCTCCTCGGTTTCGCTCCTCGAGGTCTGCGTGGCCTACTTCAAGGACGAGTTCCGCTGGGATCGGGCAAGGGCCTCCTGGATCTTGGGCTTTGCCACATTCCTCCTGGGCATCCCCTCCGCCCTTTCCCTGGGCGGCCACTTCCCCAAGGTCTTCGGTATGGACTTCATGGGAGCCATGGACTTCTTGGCCAGCAACGTCCTGCTCCCCCTTGGAGGGATCTTCATCTCCGTCTTCGCCGGCTGGAGCTGGTTTGACGGGGCCAGGGAAGAGGTGCGCCGTGGCGGGCGACTTCCAAGACCCCTGGAGGCCTTCTGGGTCTTCTCCTGCCGGGTGCTGGCCCCCATAGCGGTGACCTGGGTCTTCATCGGCAGCATCCGCTGA
- a CDS encoding ECF transporter S component, whose translation MKESETLPNTLALGALCAALVTVLTMVSVPVPGYRLYFNLGEGGVYLSALLFGPRTGFLAGALGASAGDLILGYPMWAPLSFVIKGLEGFVTGYLARRTKPIWAMGAGALVMITGYTAGAYVMYGAAAAPVETMTDLVQTSVGMVAALAVLRPLKNLLKERFKKSAPRE comes from the coding sequence ATGAAGGAAAGCGAAACTTTGCCAAACACCTTGGCCCTTGGGGCCCTTTGCGCCGCCTTGGTGACGGTGCTCACCATGGTATCGGTGCCGGTGCCGGGTTACAGGCTTTACTTCAACCTGGGGGAGGGTGGGGTATACCTATCGGCGCTCCTGTTCGGTCCCAGGACGGGGTTCCTCGCCGGTGCGCTTGGGGCCTCCGCGGGGGATCTCATCCTGGGATACCCCATGTGGGCGCCCTTGTCGTTCGTCATCAAGGGATTGGAGGGGTTTGTAACCGGGTACCTGGCCCGCAGGACCAAGCCGATCTGGGCCATGGGGGCGGGGGCGCTGGTGATGATAACCGGCTACACCGCCGGCGCTTACGTTATGTACGGCGCCGCGGCGGCCCCGGTGGAGACCATGACGGACCTGGTGCAGACATCGGTGGGGATGGTGGCGGCCCTCGCGGTGCTAAGGCCCCTTAAGAACCTGCTGAAGGAGCGGTTTAAAAAGAGCGCCCCCCGGGAATAG
- the fsa gene encoding fructose-6-phosphate aldolase, with protein MRFFLDTANLEEIRSAISMGVISGVTTNPTLVAREGVRDFHSHVKKIAQMVDGPVSAEVISLEAEGMVAEARELAALRENVVIKIPMTQEGMRAVKVLSSEGIRTNVTLVFSPQQALLAAAAGASYVSPFVGRLDDIGEDGIGLVRDVAEVFSIHNIETEIIAASLRHSKHVFDSAVAGAHIATVPYKVLADLFKHPLTDQGIQRFLKDWQELSKDNG; from the coding sequence CTGAGGTTCTTTCTTGATACCGCAAACCTGGAGGAGATAAGGTCCGCAATATCCATGGGGGTCATAAGCGGGGTTACCACCAACCCAACCCTGGTGGCCCGGGAGGGTGTGAGGGACTTTCACTCCCACGTGAAGAAGATAGCCCAGATGGTGGACGGTCCGGTCAGCGCGGAGGTGATCTCCCTCGAGGCGGAGGGTATGGTGGCGGAGGCCCGGGAGCTGGCGGCCCTGAGGGAAAACGTGGTCATAAAGATCCCCATGACCCAGGAGGGCATGAGGGCGGTTAAGGTGCTCTCCTCCGAGGGCATAAGGACCAACGTTACGCTGGTGTTCTCCCCCCAGCAGGCCCTTCTGGCCGCCGCGGCGGGGGCCTCCTACGTGAGCCCCTTCGTGGGCAGGTTGGACGACATCGGGGAGGACGGCATTGGTTTGGTGAGAGATGTGGCGGAGGTTTTCTCCATTCACAACATAGAGACCGAGATAATAGCCGCCAGCCTGAGGCACTCCAAGCACGTGTTCGACTCCGCCGTTGCGGGAGCCCACATTGCAACGGTTCCCTACAAGGTGTTGGCGGATCTCTTCAAGCATCCGTTGACCGATCAGGGGATACAGAGGTTCCTTAAGGACTGGCAGGAGCTGTCAAAGGACAATGGATGA
- the rho gene encoding transcription termination factor Rho, with protein MDDVVMDLRPAEEAPAEDNNKEKGELKETKRTGRSRRGSQQSQAPKLSFTKLSSMGVTELRRLAKEAGVSGFSSMKKDDLVLAVLKAHSEKQGQRLGGGTLECMPEGFGFLRGPGLLPSAGDIYVSPSQIKRFGLRNGDLVWGVVRPPKDQEHYEALVRVETVNYQDPDTLRSRPAFESLTPIFPDRRLRLETIPQEISTRLIDLFAPIGKGQRALIVSPPKAGKTTLLKKIANAVTHNHPEVTLMVLLIDERPEEVTDMARSVKGEIIASTFDRPSDEHIRVASLALEKAKRLVEARRDVVLLLDSITRLARASNLVVPPSGRTLSGGMDPAALYFPKRFFGAARNIESGGSLTIIGTALVETGSRMDDVIYEEFKGTGNMEVHLSRKISEQRIFPAVDITRSGTRREDLLMSEEDLQKLWVLRRRIANMDEAEVLSLILEKLKSTPTNRDFLATVKMA; from the coding sequence ATGGATGACGTGGTAATGGATTTGCGCCCCGCCGAGGAGGCCCCCGCAGAGGACAACAACAAGGAGAAGGGGGAGCTTAAGGAGACCAAGAGGACGGGGCGTTCGAGACGAGGCTCCCAGCAGTCCCAGGCCCCCAAGCTCTCGTTCACCAAGCTGAGCTCCATGGGGGTCACGGAGCTCAGGAGGCTTGCCAAGGAGGCGGGGGTGTCCGGTTTCTCCTCCATGAAGAAGGACGACCTGGTCCTTGCGGTCCTCAAGGCCCACTCGGAGAAGCAGGGACAGCGGCTCGGGGGAGGGACCCTGGAGTGCATGCCCGAAGGGTTCGGCTTCCTCAGGGGCCCGGGGCTTCTGCCCAGCGCCGGGGACATATACGTGTCCCCCTCTCAGATAAAGCGCTTCGGCCTTAGGAACGGCGACCTGGTGTGGGGTGTTGTGCGGCCCCCCAAGGATCAGGAGCACTATGAGGCCCTGGTCAGGGTGGAGACCGTGAACTATCAGGACCCGGACACCCTTCGGTCCCGTCCGGCCTTTGAGTCCTTGACCCCCATATTCCCGGATAGGCGCCTTAGGCTGGAGACCATCCCACAGGAGATATCCACCCGGCTCATAGACCTGTTCGCCCCCATAGGGAAGGGGCAGAGGGCCCTCATCGTGTCCCCTCCCAAGGCGGGGAAGACCACGCTGCTCAAGAAGATCGCCAACGCGGTGACCCATAACCACCCGGAGGTCACCCTAATGGTGCTGCTCATAGACGAGCGCCCCGAGGAGGTCACCGACATGGCCAGGTCCGTGAAGGGGGAGATCATAGCCTCCACCTTCGACAGGCCCTCGGACGAGCACATCCGGGTTGCCTCCTTGGCGCTTGAGAAGGCCAAGCGTCTGGTGGAGGCCAGGAGGGACGTGGTCCTCCTCCTGGACTCCATAACCCGGCTCGCCAGGGCCTCCAACCTGGTGGTGCCCCCTTCCGGAAGGACCCTTTCGGGGGGTATGGATCCAGCGGCCCTGTACTTTCCCAAGCGGTTCTTCGGGGCCGCCAGGAACATAGAGTCCGGGGGCAGCCTCACCATCATAGGCACCGCCCTGGTGGAGACCGGAAGCCGGATGGATGACGTGATATACGAGGAGTTCAAGGGGACCGGCAACATGGAGGTTCACCTGTCCAGGAAGATATCGGAGCAGCGGATATTCCCGGCGGTGGACATCACCAGGTCCGGCACCAGGAGGGAGGACCTCCTCATGAGCGAGGAGGATCTGCAGAAGCTGTGGGTGCTCCGGCGTCGGATAGCCAACATGGACGAGGCGGAGGTGCTCTCCCTGATCCTTGAGAAGTTGAAGAGCACCCCTACAAACAGGGACTTTCTGGCCACCGTGAAGATGGCCTAG
- a CDS encoding LysM peptidoglycan-binding domain-containing protein produces the protein MFKPRGRGGLWAFAAAAFAATAAVSMGAAERSGLLWADITGQDGMVAPSGSGFLMVDASATSAQPKNREMTVPGGRVFGVGPFDAPSLSDDGLVIMDADQRPKDKEEIGKVWQEVTVQEGESLSVIAQRHGLKVKDLVAANDIKDPDSIQEGQVLFVPLGADKVLETLAHVKHLRRMEEEAEKNPPKVEVRYYTVKEGDSLWSIANSFGLDVNTLFGANRSAGELIRPGSSVRIPNQDGIFVKVRRGDTVARLADKYDVYPEAIRSANGLDQSATLREGEEIFIPGAKVEIDEQASQAVERRGASRRMIWPVTGRINSPFGWRSDPFGGRRGFHTGLDIKRPPWQRDPGGPVRPGGLLRLDERIRQDRGGSAP, from the coding sequence ATGTTTAAACCCCGAGGACGCGGGGGCCTTTGGGCCTTTGCTGCTGCGGCTTTCGCCGCCACCGCTGCGGTATCGATGGGGGCGGCAGAGAGGTCCGGGCTTCTCTGGGCGGACATAACCGGGCAGGACGGCATGGTGGCGCCGAGCGGGTCCGGGTTCCTGATGGTGGACGCGTCCGCCACCTCTGCGCAGCCTAAGAACCGGGAGATGACGGTTCCGGGCGGCAGGGTTTTCGGTGTAGGCCCCTTCGACGCCCCGAGCCTTTCCGACGACGGGCTGGTCATAATGGACGCGGACCAGCGCCCCAAGGACAAGGAAGAGATCGGTAAGGTCTGGCAGGAGGTCACGGTTCAGGAGGGGGAAAGCCTCTCGGTGATAGCCCAGAGGCACGGACTTAAGGTGAAGGACCTGGTTGCCGCCAACGACATAAAGGATCCTGATTCCATCCAAGAGGGGCAGGTCCTGTTCGTCCCCCTGGGGGCCGATAAGGTTCTCGAAACCCTAGCCCACGTGAAACACCTTCGCCGCATGGAGGAGGAGGCGGAGAAGAACCCTCCCAAGGTGGAGGTCCGCTACTACACCGTAAAGGAAGGGGATTCCCTGTGGTCCATAGCGAACTCCTTCGGGCTGGACGTTAACACCCTCTTCGGGGCCAACCGAAGCGCCGGGGAACTTATAAGGCCCGGCAGCTCCGTCAGGATCCCCAACCAGGACGGTATATTCGTCAAGGTCCGCCGGGGAGACACGGTCGCCCGGTTGGCGGACAAGTACGACGTCTACCCGGAGGCCATACGGTCCGCCAACGGCCTTGATCAATCCGCTACCCTGCGGGAGGGGGAGGAGATCTTCATCCCCGGCGCCAAGGTGGAGATAGACGAACAGGCCTCCCAGGCGGTGGAAAGGCGCGGTGCCTCAAGACGCATGATATGGCCCGTGACGGGAAGGATAAACAGCCCCTTCGGGTGGAGGTCCGATCCCTTTGGGGGGAGGAGGGGTTTCCACACCGGATTGGACATAAAACGCCCCCCATGGCAGAGAGATCCGGGCGGCCCTGTCCGGCCTGGTGGTCTACTCCGGCTGGATGAGCGGATACGGCAAGACCGTGGTGGTTCAGCACCCTAA
- a CDS encoding M23 family metallopeptidase translates to MSGYGKTVVVQHPNGTSTLYAHCSALLVSEGRKVSQGDIIARVGSTGRSTGAHLHFEVRVGGVPVNPLKTLR, encoded by the coding sequence ATGAGCGGATACGGCAAGACCGTGGTGGTTCAGCACCCTAACGGCACCTCCACCCTTTATGCCCACTGCAGTGCCCTCTTGGTGTCCGAGGGCAGGAAGGTCTCTCAAGGGGATATAATAGCCCGGGTGGGAAGCACCGGCAGGTCCACCGGGGCGCACCTGCACTTCGAGGTGCGGGTAGGCGGGGTTCCGGTGAACCCATTGAAAACCCTCCGATAG
- a CDS encoding CTP synthase, whose amino-acid sequence MAKFVFVTGGVVSSLGKGITAASLGALLKRRGLKVSIIKLDPYINVDAGTMNPFQHGEVFVTDDGAETDLDLGHYERFIDESLSGANNVTTGKIYSSVIKKEREGLYLGATVQVIPHITNEIQERVLKVAEGRDVVIAEIGGTVGDIEGLPFLESIRQFSGRVGRENVLYCHVTLVPYIGAAGELKTKPTQHSVNELRRIGIQPDVIVCRSQYPLDRDIRDKIALFCNVPKDSVIEALDAESIYQVPIELMRQNFDQLVLRKLGLSGFSDVDLTDWVEFLKASKDLHRDVEIAMVGKYTGLKDAYLSVVEALSHGGTANGVKVNVRSVEAEDVEQHGAEAVLAGVSGILVPGGFGSRGFEGKVLAASYARTQGIPYLGLCLGMHVAAVEFARNVLGIAAAHSSEMDPGTPNPVIHLMEEQRNISRLGGTMRLGAYPCRLSPGTRAREAYGTDLVMERHRHRYEFNNDYRKRFAEAGMTVAGLYEEKDLVEILELKDHPWFVGVQFHPEFLSRPVRPHPLFRGFVASAIKRAQV is encoded by the coding sequence ATGGCTAAGTTCGTTTTCGTCACCGGAGGCGTGGTGTCGTCCCTGGGCAAGGGGATAACCGCCGCCTCCCTGGGGGCCCTTCTCAAGCGCCGGGGGCTCAAGGTTTCCATCATAAAGCTTGATCCCTACATCAACGTCGATGCGGGCACCATGAACCCCTTCCAACACGGGGAGGTCTTCGTCACCGACGACGGAGCCGAGACCGACCTGGACCTGGGGCACTACGAGCGCTTCATAGATGAGTCCCTCTCGGGGGCCAACAACGTCACCACCGGTAAGATCTACTCGTCGGTGATAAAGAAGGAGCGGGAGGGGCTCTACCTGGGCGCCACGGTCCAGGTGATACCCCACATAACCAACGAGATCCAGGAGCGGGTCCTCAAGGTGGCGGAGGGCCGGGACGTGGTGATCGCCGAGATAGGCGGCACCGTGGGGGACATCGAGGGCCTGCCGTTCCTTGAGTCCATCCGCCAGTTCTCCGGCAGGGTGGGCCGGGAGAACGTGCTCTACTGTCACGTGACCCTGGTACCCTACATCGGCGCCGCGGGGGAGCTCAAGACCAAGCCCACCCAGCACAGCGTCAACGAGCTGCGGCGCATAGGGATCCAGCCGGACGTGATCGTCTGTCGGAGCCAGTACCCCTTGGACCGGGACATAAGGGACAAGATAGCCCTGTTCTGCAACGTGCCCAAGGACTCGGTGATTGAGGCACTGGACGCGGAGAGCATCTACCAGGTGCCTATCGAGCTCATGCGCCAGAACTTCGACCAGCTGGTGCTCCGGAAGCTGGGGCTCTCCGGCTTCTCCGACGTGGACCTCACCGATTGGGTTGAGTTCCTCAAGGCCTCCAAGGACCTCCATAGGGATGTGGAGATCGCCATGGTGGGCAAGTACACGGGGCTCAAGGACGCCTACCTGAGCGTCGTGGAAGCCCTTTCCCACGGTGGCACCGCCAACGGCGTCAAGGTAAACGTGCGCTCCGTGGAGGCGGAGGACGTGGAACAGCACGGGGCGGAGGCGGTCCTTGCGGGGGTGAGCGGCATCCTGGTGCCAGGGGGCTTCGGCTCCAGGGGGTTCGAGGGGAAGGTCCTGGCCGCCTCCTACGCCAGGACCCAGGGGATCCCTTACCTGGGGCTCTGCCTTGGGATGCACGTGGCGGCGGTTGAGTTCGCCCGGAACGTCCTGGGAATAGCGGCGGCCCACAGCTCCGAGATGGACCCCGGTACCCCTAACCCGGTCATACACCTCATGGAGGAGCAGAGGAACATCTCCCGTCTTGGGGGCACCATGAGGCTCGGGGCATACCCCTGCAGGTTGTCCCCCGGTACCAGGGCTAGGGAGGCCTACGGGACGGACCTGGTAATGGAGAGGCACCGGCACCGTTACGAGTTCAACAACGATTACCGCAAGCGCTTCGCCGAGGCGGGGATGACCGTGGCGGGACTCTACGAGGAGAAGGACCTGGTGGAGATACTGGAGCTCAAAGACCACCCCTGGTTCGTGGGGGTCCAGTTCCACCCGGAGTTCCTGTCCCGGCCGGTCAGGCCCCATCCCCTCTTCCGGGGGTTCGTGGCCTCTGCTATCAAGCGAGCACAGGTTTAG
- a CDS encoding LPS-assembly protein LptD, which translates to MFHRNPHPPKGHLGPKLRFLSGVIVLLMVSLLGLPSPLGAAQEVQEARLTADQVVYQEDTGVATAAGNARLTHGDLRLFAENIVYDAQASRVEAWSPGGEVVVMSKGRRLNGLRLVYRLDDRLGVLTSAHGEDHGIFIRGADLEFMPLDEAVSRGLVSRRAALGIRGNKNPDDTKDAAVWKDVSATTCELPNPHYVLKAKQVVVIPGRSTVIRKPQVYLGGRLLFSYPFDYVVRDRRSKGERQDSFVPFVKYDSTKGVGMGISGPLVGEGLDLSMGLMGWTKVSPEGWMELNYQLSDWGAVFGRVDRVYDTTMEETLWRPKWGVRWALGDFSGSAVWSQRELLKVEKTLGRNDTYFLYREPEVSLYGPWVRAGSGNMMWRLGALYGRYEESLKDFERKSLSGELAWSGLGGGVKPRFYLSQLYHAYSGGDHQSTTYGEVGMDWRIGGVDMSTVYARRWVSGSSPMEWDRYSEAENLYHTASFYLGDPKGDYNWRVSLQAGYDLRASSLARMVYTVSYKHHCLVWDLVLKDNRADGDRWFGLNLRLKDAPIRTFEDSSYYEPMVQRFDEIYESPSPASKDVGDGDGASGDDLPAR; encoded by the coding sequence TTGTTCCATCGAAATCCGCATCCCCCCAAGGGGCATCTAGGACCTAAGCTGCGGTTCCTGTCGGGGGTTATCGTGCTGTTGATGGTTTCCCTTTTGGGCTTGCCGTCCCCCCTTGGGGCCGCTCAAGAGGTCCAGGAGGCTAGGCTTACGGCGGATCAGGTGGTCTATCAGGAGGATACCGGGGTTGCCACCGCCGCGGGCAATGCTCGTCTGACCCATGGAGACCTTAGGCTCTTCGCGGAGAACATAGTTTACGATGCTCAGGCGAGCCGGGTGGAGGCCTGGTCCCCCGGCGGAGAGGTGGTGGTGATGTCCAAGGGCAGGCGGCTCAACGGCCTTCGACTGGTCTACCGTTTGGATGACCGCCTCGGGGTGCTCACCTCGGCTCACGGTGAGGATCATGGGATCTTCATAAGGGGTGCCGACTTGGAGTTCATGCCATTGGATGAGGCGGTGTCCCGGGGGCTTGTTTCCCGAAGGGCGGCTCTGGGTATCCGCGGTAATAAGAACCCCGATGATACAAAAGATGCGGCGGTGTGGAAGGACGTGTCCGCCACCACATGTGAACTGCCCAACCCCCATTACGTTCTCAAGGCGAAACAGGTGGTGGTCATTCCCGGGAGGTCCACGGTTATAAGGAAGCCCCAGGTTTACCTGGGGGGGAGGCTCCTTTTCAGCTACCCCTTCGACTACGTGGTGAGGGACCGGAGGTCTAAGGGGGAGCGGCAGGACTCCTTTGTCCCCTTCGTCAAGTACGATTCAACCAAGGGGGTGGGGATGGGCATCTCCGGGCCCCTGGTGGGGGAGGGGCTGGACCTATCCATGGGTCTCATGGGTTGGACGAAGGTCTCCCCGGAGGGCTGGATGGAGTTAAACTATCAGCTTTCGGATTGGGGGGCGGTCTTCGGCCGGGTGGACCGGGTTTACGACACCACCATGGAGGAGACCCTCTGGCGCCCCAAGTGGGGTGTCCGATGGGCCCTTGGAGACTTCTCCGGTTCGGCGGTTTGGTCCCAGCGGGAGCTCCTTAAGGTTGAGAAGACCCTGGGACGCAATGATACTTACTTCCTCTACCGGGAGCCGGAGGTCTCCTTGTACGGTCCCTGGGTAAGGGCTGGAAGTGGGAATATGATGTGGCGGCTCGGGGCCCTTTACGGCCGATACGAGGAGAGCCTAAAGGACTTCGAGAGGAAGTCCCTCTCCGGTGAACTGGCATGGTCCGGACTTGGAGGGGGTGTAAAGCCTAGGTTTTACTTGTCCCAGCTGTACCACGCCTACAGCGGGGGGGATCATCAGAGCACTACCTACGGCGAGGTCGGCATGGATTGGCGGATCGGTGGGGTCGACATGTCCACCGTCTACGCCAGGCGCTGGGTATCCGGATCCTCCCCCATGGAGTGGGACCGCTACTCCGAGGCGGAGAACCTTTATCACACCGCTTCGTTCTACCTTGGGGACCCCAAGGGGGACTACAACTGGCGGGTTTCCTTGCAGGCGGGCTATGACCTAAGGGCCTCTTCCCTGGCCCGCATGGTTTACACCGTGTCGTACAAGCACCACTGCCTGGTGTGGGATCTGGTGCTTAAGGACAACCGTGCCGACGGGGACCGGTGGTTTGGGTTAAACCTTAGGCTCAAGGATGCTCCCATCAGGACATTTGAGGACAGTTCGTACTACGAGCCCATGGTGCAGCGGTTCGACGAGATCTACGAGTCTCCGTCCCCGGCATCGAAGGACGTGGGTGATGGGGACGGTGCATCTGGTGATGACCTGCCGGCAAGGTGA